A genomic stretch from Nodosilinea sp. E11 includes:
- a CDS encoding M48 family metallopeptidase produces MIKLLVRLAIGVLFALFGLFNYVTTVSENPITGERQRVALTPQEEVVLGQQGSQEVVQSFGGLYPDPVLQSYVDQVGQQVVSRSAAAQSSYSFEFHLLNDPDTVNALALPGGQIFVTTGLLRQLTAESQLAGVLGHEIGHVIARHGSEHLARRQLGVALVNAVGVAASDDPTSGRQAAMIAQAVNQLVNLNYGRQDELESDRLGFDFMTAAEYNPEGLVELMEILDQASEGGRPPEFLSSHPNPGNRVERLEALIQETYPQGVPPALEEGQQNFSQTVPPRLR; encoded by the coding sequence GTGATCAAGTTGCTGGTTCGTCTGGCTATAGGGGTGCTGTTTGCCCTCTTTGGGCTGTTCAATTACGTCACAACTGTGTCAGAAAATCCAATCACAGGAGAACGCCAGCGCGTCGCTTTAACCCCCCAAGAAGAGGTTGTTTTGGGCCAGCAGGGCAGCCAGGAAGTGGTGCAATCGTTTGGCGGCCTGTACCCCGATCCGGTCTTGCAGAGCTACGTGGATCAGGTGGGCCAACAGGTGGTGAGCCGTTCCGCTGCTGCCCAATCGTCCTACTCCTTTGAGTTTCACCTGCTGAACGACCCCGATACCGTCAATGCCCTGGCTCTGCCAGGAGGACAAATTTTTGTCACCACCGGCCTGCTCCGCCAGCTAACCGCAGAATCCCAGCTAGCAGGGGTTTTGGGCCATGAGATTGGCCATGTCATTGCCCGCCATGGCTCAGAGCACCTGGCCCGGCGGCAGCTAGGGGTGGCTTTAGTCAATGCGGTGGGGGTAGCGGCCAGCGATGATCCCACCAGCGGTCGGCAGGCAGCGATGATTGCTCAGGCCGTGAATCAGCTCGTCAATCTGAACTATGGGCGGCAGGATGAGCTAGAAAGCGATCGCTTGGGCTTTGACTTCATGACGGCCGCCGAGTACAACCCCGAGGGACTGGTGGAGCTGATGGAGATTTTAGATCAGGCGAGTGAAGGTGGCCGACCGCCAGAGTTTCTCAGCAGCCACCCCAATCCGGGCAACCGGGTTGAACGTTTAGAGGCGCTCATTCAAGAAACCTATCCCCAGGGAGTGCCCCCAGCGTTAGAGGAGGGTCAACAGAACTTTTCTCAAACCGTGCCGCCCCGTCTACGCTAA
- a CDS encoding DUF456 domain-containing protein, giving the protein MDYVQLYWILVGVMALGAVGELIPGMPGSSLILLAILIWSVITQFAGIGWPILIVFAMLIASAAIEFLAAYWGAKQFGASKWGQLGALIGLVVGIVGLLPALPLGGPILGILIGPFIGAFLGEYLTRKELDGESKAKVALRASLGTVVGSLLGNLIDGLLAIVAVVVFVLSTWPLVARLP; this is encoded by the coding sequence ATGGACTACGTACAACTGTATTGGATTCTTGTGGGGGTTATGGCCCTGGGAGCTGTGGGTGAACTGATTCCTGGCATGCCAGGATCAAGCTTGATTCTGTTGGCAATTTTGATTTGGTCAGTCATCACCCAGTTCGCAGGCATTGGCTGGCCCATCTTGATTGTGTTTGCCATGCTGATTGCCAGTGCCGCTATTGAGTTCTTGGCGGCCTACTGGGGCGCTAAGCAATTTGGGGCTAGCAAGTGGGGCCAGCTCGGGGCGTTGATTGGTCTGGTGGTCGGCATTGTGGGACTGCTGCCTGCCTTGCCGCTAGGCGGCCCCATCTTAGGAATCCTGATTGGTCCCTTTATCGGAGCCTTTTTAGGAGAATATCTGACCCGCAAAGAGCTCGATGGAGAGTCTAAAGCCAAAGTTGCCCTGCGCGCCAGCCTCGGCACGGTAGTCGGCTCTCTGCTAGGCAACTTAATTGACGGACTCCTAGCAATTGTGGCCGTTGTTGTCTTTGTTCTGAGTACCTGGCCCCTGGTAGCAAGGCTGCCATAG